One Desulfovibrio sp. ZJ209 genomic window carries:
- a CDS encoding DUF6198 family protein, whose translation MIMRLCVFFAGLGCVAFGVAVTTKALLGTTPIAAIPYSMSLILPSVSFGACVIVFNLLLIAAEWLLLRGRIRFWAIFLQAFLACIFGTCVDGSMFVLLGFDPHSYLSRLLWVAGGSLLIGVGAFLTIRANIAVLPYDAFVLALATATARDFGRLRMLCDVCMSALALVLCWLVLNDLAGVREGTILASLLTSPVIRLLMRLGKKPA comes from the coding sequence ATGATCATGCGCCTTTGTGTGTTTTTCGCCGGTCTTGGCTGCGTGGCCTTCGGGGTGGCCGTCACCACCAAGGCCCTTCTGGGCACCACGCCCATCGCGGCCATCCCCTACTCCATGTCCCTGATCCTGCCCTCCGTCAGCTTCGGCGCCTGCGTCATCGTGTTCAACCTGCTGCTCATCGCGGCGGAGTGGCTGCTCCTGCGCGGCAGGATCCGCTTCTGGGCCATCTTTCTCCAGGCCTTCCTGGCCTGCATCTTCGGCACCTGCGTGGACGGCTCCATGTTCGTGCTGCTCGGCTTTGACCCGCACAGCTATCTTTCGCGCCTCTTGTGGGTGGCCGGGGGCTCCCTGCTCATCGGGGTGGGCGCCTTCCTCACCATCCGGGCGAATATCGCGGTGCTGCCCTACGACGCTTTCGTGCTCGCGCTCGCCACGGCCACGGCGCGGGATTTCGGGCGCCTGCGCATGCTCTGCGATGTCTGCATGAGCGCGCTGGCGCTTGTGCTCTGCTGGCTTGTGCTCAATGACCTCGCCGGCGTGCGCGAGGGCACCATCCTCGCGAGCCTTTTGACGAGCCCGGTGATCCGCCTCTTGATGCGGCTTGGCAAAAAGCCGGCTTAA
- a CDS encoding thioredoxin family protein, producing MNYAQMTKEARVVLVEFFASWCPHCQKMMPVVAEVRERLGKDIPVVQLDIDQNKAAAQEARVDGVPTFIIYLNGTEVWRYSGEIDGNELLAKVQSY from the coding sequence ATGAACTACGCGCAAATGACCAAGGAAGCCCGGGTCGTCCTGGTGGAATTTTTTGCGAGCTGGTGCCCGCATTGCCAGAAGATGATGCCGGTGGTGGCCGAGGTGAGGGAACGCCTCGGGAAGGACATTCCCGTGGTGCAGCTCGATATCGACCAGAACAAGGCCGCCGCGCAGGAGGCCCGGGTCGACGGCGTGCCGACCTTCATCATCTACCTTAACGGCACGGAAGTGTGGCGCTACAGCGGCGAGATCGACGGCAACGAGCTGCTCGCCAAGGTCCAGTCGTATTGA
- a CDS encoding HNH endonuclease has protein sequence MSTRVMAPSFSCPFAVGEVISNRTLYTAFRCACEGGVRYSSAFHVLVVVSNYVDPRHTGGAWKDGVLYYTGSGKAGDQELKKGGNRRLCECMRGGLPGYYFEVHTEGRYTYRGRLEAAGEPFQREEPGADGAGRKVWIFPLRLAGA, from the coding sequence ATGAGCACGCGCGTCATGGCTCCTTCTTTCTCCTGCCCCTTCGCCGTGGGCGAGGTCATCAGCAACAGGACGCTCTACACCGCGTTCAGGTGCGCCTGCGAGGGCGGGGTGCGCTATTCTTCCGCATTCCACGTGCTCGTCGTCGTGAGCAATTATGTTGACCCGCGGCATACGGGCGGCGCATGGAAGGACGGCGTGCTCTACTACACGGGCAGCGGCAAGGCCGGCGACCAGGAGCTGAAAAAGGGCGGCAACAGGCGCCTCTGCGAATGTATGCGGGGTGGCTTGCCCGGCTATTATTTTGAAGTCCACACCGAGGGCCGCTACACCTATCGCGGGCGCCTCGAGGCTGCCGGCGAGCCCTTCCAGCGGGAGGAGCCGGGCGCCGACGGCGCCGGGCGCAAGGTGTGGATCTTTCCCTTGCGCCTGGCCGGGGCATAG
- a CDS encoding MBL fold metallo-hydrolase, which yields MRLLPKLCVVLVVVFLAAGPAVAEDGVDHYSVGDLDVMAIRDADVTMGPRLLPGLAEKAPEFAGVFQNGPVPAVDQTFYFKKDGRQVLVDAGWGKEHKVEGHTADLLHENGIAEDDITDILLTHMDMDHIGGLLDNGRPVYPNATLWISAPEYEAWVDGGGVNRGEAAVDLAKKVAAAYKVRRFNYGDELLPGVTAVDASGHTPGHTAYDITSGTEKMTIAGDILHIAPVQLPRPDLSTAYDMDGEKAAAARKRLLERAAQERSLFAGMHFPMVSDVRKLEGGGFAMRQPR from the coding sequence ATGCGACTCTTGCCGAAACTCTGCGTCGTCCTTGTGGTCGTTTTCCTTGCGGCCGGCCCTGCCGTGGCCGAGGACGGCGTCGACCATTACAGCGTGGGCGACCTCGACGTGATGGCCATCCGCGACGCCGACGTGACCATGGGCCCGCGGCTCTTGCCCGGCCTTGCGGAAAAGGCTCCGGAATTCGCGGGCGTGTTCCAGAACGGCCCCGTCCCTGCCGTGGACCAGACCTTCTACTTCAAGAAGGACGGCCGGCAGGTGCTCGTGGACGCGGGCTGGGGCAAGGAACACAAGGTCGAGGGCCACACCGCCGACCTCTTGCATGAAAACGGCATCGCCGAGGACGACATCACCGACATCCTGCTCACGCACATGGACATGGACCACATCGGCGGCCTTTTGGATAACGGCCGGCCGGTCTATCCCAATGCCACGCTCTGGATCTCCGCGCCGGAATACGAGGCCTGGGTCGACGGGGGCGGCGTCAACCGGGGCGAGGCCGCCGTCGACCTCGCGAAGAAGGTGGCCGCGGCCTACAAGGTTAGGCGGTTCAACTACGGCGACGAGCTCCTGCCCGGGGTCACGGCCGTGGACGCCTCGGGCCACACGCCGGGCCACACGGCCTATGACATCACCTCGGGCACCGAGAAGATGACCATCGCGGGCGACATCCTCCATATCGCGCCCGTGCAGCTCCCCCGGCCCGATCTCAGCACCGCCTACGACATGGACGGCGAAAAGGCCGCGGCCGCGCGCAAGCGCCTCCTCGAGCGCGCCGCGCAGGAGCGCTCCCTGTTCGCGGGCATGCACTTCCCCATGGTGAGCGACGTGCGCAAGCTCGAGGGCGGGGGCTTCGCCATGCGGCAGCCGCGCTGA
- the ileS gene encoding isoleucine--tRNA ligase, whose protein sequence is MSDYKKTLNLPRTGFPMKANLTVREPEMLRHWEAIHAREAMVAASGAKGDYVLHDGPPYANGHIHMGTALNKILKDMVVKSRNMQGWASRYVPGWDCHGLPIEHKVEQELKAEGKTLPVLDVRRRCRSYAESWIDIQRAEFKRLGVLADWEHPYLSMLPAYEAATADNLATFVAQGGVSRAKKPIYWCCSCHTALAEAEVEYGDHTSPSVYVRFALPDAKLAQVFPGADPGRAAVVIWTTTPWTLPANEAVCLHPEFDYVLVEAGDGQYVLAEELLPACAATFGWAAPRIVGRARGAELEGLVARHPFYDRNSPLILGQHVTLDAGTGCVHTAPGHGREDYEVGLKYGLEVYSPLDDAGRFLPAVEYFAGLNVFEANPRVIERLEAEGALMAQARLSHSYPHCWRCKKPVIFRATTQWFISMEKNDLRARALAAIDNDVRWIPAWGRERIHNMIEFRPDWCISRQRQWGVPILALICEDCGEAWNDPNWMRAICARFAEWPTGCDYWYAAPLEDIVPEGLKCPKCGARHWRKETDILDVWFDSGTSFAAVLEARPELRFPADLYLEGSDQHRGWFHSSLLIAEGVRGAAPYRAVLTHGYVVDGNGRKMSKSVGNVIAPQELIDKFGAEILRLWASSVDYREDIRISDEILRRLVDAYRRIRNTCRFLLGNLDGLDKGNLMAPEALLPLDRFALDVAARLHERLREAYLDFEFHKVFHGLHNYCVTDLSAVYLDILKDRLYASAPESRERRSAQSALWHILRLLLRDMAPIFSFTADEIFGCLPESLRGPEKTVFALQPVDTAPYLLPDGVRDDWMTLLAVRGAVTAAIEPLRREGDVGHSLDTRVTLWLADDVRERLEGLGTDLRAVCIVSQLELGRLADAPEGAWREPGVEGLAVSVEKARGEKCERCWIYHEDLGSDPAHPTLCPRCAAVVRGLEGAGA, encoded by the coding sequence ATGAGCGATTACAAGAAGACCCTCAACCTTCCCAGGACCGGCTTTCCCATGAAGGCCAATCTCACCGTGCGCGAGCCGGAAATGCTCCGCCACTGGGAGGCCATCCACGCCCGGGAAGCCATGGTGGCCGCGTCGGGGGCGAAGGGCGACTATGTGCTCCATGACGGCCCGCCCTATGCCAACGGGCATATCCACATGGGCACGGCGCTCAACAAGATCCTGAAGGACATGGTGGTCAAGTCGCGCAACATGCAAGGCTGGGCCTCGCGCTATGTGCCCGGCTGGGACTGCCATGGCCTGCCCATCGAGCACAAGGTGGAGCAGGAGCTCAAGGCCGAGGGCAAGACCCTCCCCGTGCTGGACGTGCGCCGCCGCTGCCGCAGCTATGCCGAAAGCTGGATCGACATCCAGCGCGCGGAGTTCAAGCGCCTGGGCGTGCTCGCCGACTGGGAGCACCCGTACCTCAGCATGCTGCCGGCCTATGAGGCGGCCACGGCCGACAATCTCGCCACCTTCGTGGCCCAGGGCGGCGTGAGCCGCGCCAAGAAGCCCATTTACTGGTGCTGCTCCTGCCATACCGCGCTCGCCGAGGCCGAGGTGGAATACGGCGACCACACCTCGCCCTCGGTCTATGTGCGCTTCGCCCTGCCGGACGCGAAGCTCGCCCAAGTCTTTCCCGGGGCCGACCCCGGGCGCGCCGCCGTGGTCATCTGGACGACCACGCCCTGGACGCTGCCGGCCAACGAGGCTGTCTGCCTGCATCCCGAGTTCGACTATGTGCTCGTGGAGGCCGGGGACGGCCAGTATGTGCTCGCCGAGGAGCTCTTGCCCGCGTGCGCCGCGACCTTCGGCTGGGCGGCTCCGCGCATCGTGGGCCGAGCCCGGGGCGCCGAGCTGGAGGGCCTTGTCGCCCGCCACCCCTTTTATGACCGTAACTCGCCGCTCATTCTCGGGCAGCACGTGACGCTGGACGCGGGCACGGGCTGCGTCCACACCGCGCCGGGCCACGGCCGCGAAGACTATGAGGTGGGCCTCAAGTACGGCCTCGAGGTGTATTCACCGCTGGACGACGCCGGCCGCTTCCTGCCCGCGGTGGAGTATTTCGCCGGGCTCAATGTCTTCGAGGCCAATCCCAGGGTCATCGAGCGCCTCGAGGCAGAGGGCGCGCTCATGGCCCAGGCCAGGCTCTCGCATTCCTATCCGCATTGCTGGCGCTGCAAGAAGCCGGTCATCTTCCGGGCGACGACGCAGTGGTTCATCAGCATGGAAAAAAACGACCTCAGGGCGCGGGCGCTGGCCGCCATCGACAACGATGTGCGCTGGATACCGGCCTGGGGCCGCGAGCGCATCCACAACATGATCGAGTTCAGGCCGGACTGGTGCATCTCGCGCCAGCGGCAGTGGGGCGTGCCCATCCTGGCCCTCATCTGCGAGGATTGCGGCGAGGCCTGGAACGACCCCAACTGGATGCGCGCCATCTGCGCCCGCTTCGCCGAGTGGCCCACGGGCTGCGACTACTGGTACGCCGCGCCGCTCGAGGACATCGTGCCCGAAGGCCTCAAGTGCCCCAAGTGCGGCGCCCGGCACTGGCGCAAGGAAACGGACATCCTCGATGTCTGGTTCGATTCCGGCACGAGCTTCGCGGCCGTGCTGGAGGCCCGGCCCGAGCTGCGCTTCCCCGCGGACCTCTATCTGGAAGGCTCGGACCAGCATCGCGGCTGGTTCCACAGCTCGCTGCTCATCGCCGAGGGCGTGCGCGGGGCCGCGCCCTACCGCGCGGTGCTCACGCATGGCTACGTGGTGGACGGCAACGGCCGCAAGATGTCCAAGTCCGTGGGCAATGTCATCGCCCCGCAGGAGCTCATCGACAAGTTCGGGGCCGAGATTTTGCGCCTCTGGGCCTCCTCCGTGGACTACCGCGAGGACATCCGCATCTCGGACGAGATCCTGCGCCGCCTGGTGGACGCCTACCGGCGCATCCGCAACACCTGCCGCTTCCTGCTCGGCAACCTGGACGGCCTCGACAAGGGCAACCTCATGGCGCCCGAGGCGCTGCTGCCGCTGGACCGCTTCGCCCTCGACGTGGCGGCGCGGCTGCACGAGCGCCTGCGGGAGGCCTATCTGGACTTCGAGTTCCACAAGGTCTTCCACGGGCTGCACAACTATTGCGTCACCGACCTCTCGGCGGTGTACCTCGACATCCTCAAAGACCGGCTCTATGCCTCGGCGCCGGAAAGCCGCGAGCGCCGCTCGGCGCAGAGCGCGCTGTGGCACATCCTGCGCCTGCTTTTGCGCGACATGGCGCCCATCTTCTCCTTCACGGCGGACGAGATCTTCGGCTGCCTGCCCGAGAGCCTGCGCGGCCCGGAAAAGACGGTCTTCGCGCTCCAGCCCGTGGACACCGCGCCGTATCTCCTCCCCGACGGCGTGCGCGACGACTGGATGACCCTGCTCGCCGTGCGCGGCGCCGTCACCGCGGCCATCGAGCCGCTGCGGCGCGAGGGCGACGTGGGGCACTCGCTGGACACGCGGGTCACGCTCTGGCTCGCCGACGATGTGCGCGAGCGGCTGGAAGGACTCGGCACGGACCTCCGGGCCGTGTGCATCGTCTCGCAGCTTGAGCTGGGGCGCCTTGCGGACGCGCCCGAGGGCGCCTGGCGCGAGCCCGGCGTGGAGGGCCTTGCCGTGAGCGTGGAAAAGGCCCGCGGCGAAAAGTGCGAGCGCTGCTGGATCTATCACGAAGATTTGGGCAGCGACCCGGCCCATCCCACGCTCTGCCCGCGCTGCGCGGCCGTTGTGCGCGGGCTTGAGGGGGCCGGCGCATGA
- the lspA gene encoding signal peptidase II produces MSGGRGAAFRWGLLSGSAGALLVLDQASKWLVMATIPEHRPVVVIPGFFDLVNIRNRGAAFGFLNRSDIEWQFWLFLAATLVSVWAIAVLARNTRQPLLLVGLGLILGGALGNLIDRLRFRAVVDFLDVYWRGWHWPAFNVADMGICVGAACACLAVWRAERRKGAPAGGGKRA; encoded by the coding sequence ATGAGCGGGGGCCGCGGCGCGGCCTTCCGCTGGGGCCTCTTGTCCGGCTCCGCGGGGGCCCTGCTCGTGCTCGACCAGGCGAGCAAGTGGCTCGTCATGGCCACCATCCCCGAGCACAGGCCGGTCGTCGTTATCCCCGGGTTTTTCGACCTCGTGAACATCCGCAACCGGGGCGCGGCCTTCGGCTTTCTCAACCGCTCGGACATCGAGTGGCAGTTCTGGCTCTTCCTGGCGGCGACGCTCGTCTCCGTCTGGGCCATCGCGGTGCTCGCGCGCAACACGCGCCAGCCCCTGCTGCTCGTGGGCCTGGGGCTCATCCTCGGCGGCGCGCTCGGCAACCTCATCGACAGGCTGCGCTTCCGCGCGGTGGTGGATTTTCTGGATGTCTACTGGCGGGGCTGGCACTGGCCGGCCTTCAACGTGGCGGACATGGGCATTTGCGTGGGCGCGGCCTGCGCCTGTCTCGCCGTGTGGCGGGCCGAGCGGCGCAAGGGCGCCCCGGCAGGGGGGGGGAAGCGGGCATGA
- a CDS encoding PLDc N-terminal domain-containing protein: MSFAWWHAVVVWLPMLPTFWSIWHIWNHDFPTPQARALWLVLVVFVPVIGGIVYIFTGRKKALAKI, encoded by the coding sequence ATGAGCTTCGCCTGGTGGCACGCCGTGGTGGTCTGGCTACCCATGCTCCCCACCTTCTGGAGCATCTGGCATATCTGGAACCACGACTTCCCCACGCCCCAGGCGCGCGCCCTCTGGCTCGTGCTGGTGGTGTTTGTGCCGGTCATCGGCGGTATCGTCTATATATTCACGGGCCGCAAAAAGGCCCTTGCCAAAATCTGA
- the ybgF gene encoding tol-pal system protein YbgF → MKSTGAFRFLALGLGALLLGGCATQGSQNLEQRVQQHDAQLRQLQPNQADTWNQMQAMRQELNTLKGQMDDLNNAGGARALVDRVRRHDAALRQVNTTMAMNLDLGEPMSAASSAPAMAQPVMAQPATAATPADGAASQAQPPVPMGGLAAAGAAGAAGATGAAATGSYGLPADGSAGSIPAQAPSGSTWGQADPKPVAQVPQKDISLALFDAGVNAYNARKYEEAQRSFTDFLKNYKDHSQAAEAQYYLAECYFQRNQFADAALAYDKVIKQYPKSSSAPGAYLKQGISFSKIGQAAAAKARMQEVISKYPNSPEAARARSFLKTNS, encoded by the coding sequence ATGAAGAGCACGGGCGCTTTCCGTTTTCTCGCCCTCGGGCTGGGCGCGCTCCTTCTTGGCGGCTGCGCCACGCAGGGCAGCCAGAACCTCGAGCAGCGGGTGCAGCAGCATGACGCCCAGCTGCGCCAGCTCCAGCCCAACCAGGCCGACACATGGAACCAGATGCAGGCCATGCGGCAGGAGCTCAACACGCTCAAGGGCCAGATGGACGACCTCAACAACGCGGGCGGCGCGCGCGCCCTGGTGGACAGGGTGCGCCGGCATGACGCGGCCCTGCGGCAGGTGAACACCACCATGGCCATGAACCTCGACCTCGGCGAGCCCATGAGCGCGGCCTCGAGCGCGCCGGCCATGGCGCAGCCGGTGATGGCGCAGCCCGCCACGGCCGCCACACCCGCGGACGGCGCGGCCTCGCAGGCGCAACCGCCTGTGCCCATGGGCGGCCTCGCCGCGGCCGGGGCAGCGGGCGCCGCCGGCGCCACGGGGGCCGCCGCCACCGGGAGCTACGGCCTCCCGGCGGACGGCAGCGCGGGCAGCATCCCCGCCCAGGCGCCTTCGGGCTCCACATGGGGCCAGGCCGACCCCAAGCCCGTGGCCCAAGTGCCGCAAAAGGACATCTCGCTTGCGCTTTTCGATGCGGGCGTCAATGCCTACAATGCGCGCAAGTATGAGGAGGCGCAGCGCTCCTTCACGGATTTCCTCAAGAATTACAAGGACCACAGCCAGGCCGCGGAAGCGCAATACTATCTTGCGGAATGCTATTTCCAGCGCAACCAGTTTGCGGACGCGGCGCTCGCCTATGACAAGGTGATCAAGCAGTATCCCAAGTCGTCGAGCGCGCCCGGCGCCTACCTGAAGCAGGGCATCAGCTTCAGCAAGATAGGCCAGGCGGCCGCGGCCAAGGCGCGCATGCAGGAAGTCATCAGCAAGTATCCCAACTCGCCGGAAGCGGCGCGGGCCAGGAGTTTTCTCAAGACCAACAGCTAG
- a CDS encoding protein phosphatase CheZ has protein sequence MSEEKGQEAVYRQLSADMRQGLKDIYQQISTASAAEGAAPATDALFHEASAQLHEVLRDTEAAAMSIMEIVEKHLDLQAESATLIAAAGEGAGMARLAAINDELGADLTTLLTTLSFQDITGQRIKKVVTALNGIERQVVDLYVASGLVMDGAEKDPAKDARTLQDEARQAVADFRESRRQTEAKAGGEARGGSEKSGGSELKGPDKNGVSQAAIDDMLAQLGF, from the coding sequence ATGTCGGAAGAGAAAGGGCAGGAAGCGGTCTACAGGCAGCTGAGCGCGGACATGCGTCAGGGCCTCAAGGACATCTACCAGCAGATCTCCACCGCCTCGGCGGCGGAGGGCGCGGCCCCGGCCACGGACGCGCTGTTTCACGAGGCCTCGGCCCAGCTCCACGAAGTGCTGAGGGACACCGAAGCCGCGGCCATGAGCATCATGGAGATCGTGGAAAAGCACCTTGACCTCCAGGCCGAGAGCGCCACCCTCATCGCGGCCGCGGGCGAGGGCGCCGGCATGGCGCGGCTCGCGGCCATCAACGACGAGCTCGGGGCCGACCTCACCACCCTGCTCACCACCCTGAGCTTCCAGGACATCACTGGCCAGCGCATCAAGAAGGTGGTGACCGCGCTCAACGGCATCGAGCGGCAGGTGGTGGACCTCTATGTGGCCTCGGGCCTTGTCATGGACGGCGCGGAAAAGGACCCGGCCAAGGACGCGCGGACCCTGCAGGACGAGGCGCGCCAGGCCGTCGCCGACTTCCGCGAAAGCCGCAGGCAGACGGAAGCCAAGGCCGGCGGCGAGGCCCGGGGCGGCAGCGAAAAATCCGGCGGCTCCGAGCTCAAGGGCCCGGACAAAAACGGCGTTTCGCAGGCCGCCATCGACGACATGCTCGCCCAACTGGGCTTCTAG
- a CDS encoding metallophosphoesterase, with protein MKIAIVSDIHGNYDAWRAFPEPCDELWVLGDLVNYGPEPGEVIADVAAKASIII; from the coding sequence ATGAAAATCGCCATCGTTTCTGACATCCATGGCAATTACGATGCGTGGCGGGCCTTTCCTGAACCCTGTGACGAATTGTGGGTGCTGGGGGATCTCGTCAACTATGGCCCCGAGCCCGGCGAGGTCATCGCGGATGTGGCGGCGAAGGCCTCCATCATCATCTAG
- a CDS encoding alpha/beta hydrolase, with translation MTDGTHSRVGAAVSAPDAGRPRALLFHGLAGTPLEVAPVARALKAGGIAAHTPLLPGHGTTPEAYLASSFGEWRAFARAQYRRLVAEGPLLLGGYSLGGILALDIAENAAEAGLPAPAGLLLLATPLWFGAWRPGLRLRGPGSWRFRLLPLTARLWPVLRVPPRSAEARSVAPWQGHEEVASLRHFAELDRALKSIRRRLGLVRAPLCVIQLRHDASCPPGHAAWLLTHCVSAEAELHLLRTKSPHGGHLPTTHAESRERVAQLARAFARRCLKTPDFPALRNRAS, from the coding sequence ATGACGGACGGGACGCACAGCCGGGTGGGCGCCGCAGTTTCCGCCCCCGATGCGGGCCGGCCCCGCGCCCTGCTCTTCCACGGGCTTGCGGGCACGCCCTTGGAGGTCGCGCCCGTGGCGCGGGCGCTCAAGGCCGGGGGCATCGCCGCGCACACGCCGCTTCTGCCCGGCCACGGCACCACGCCCGAGGCGTATCTGGCCTCATCGTTCGGCGAATGGCGGGCCTTCGCCCGCGCGCAATACCGGCGCCTTGTCGCTGAGGGGCCGCTGCTTTTGGGCGGCTATTCGCTGGGCGGCATCCTCGCCCTCGACATCGCCGAAAACGCCGCCGAGGCTGGGCTCCCCGCGCCGGCCGGCCTGCTCCTTCTGGCGACGCCGCTGTGGTTCGGCGCGTGGCGCCCCGGTTTACGCCTGCGCGGGCCCGGGAGCTGGCGCTTCCGCCTTCTGCCGCTCACTGCGCGGCTCTGGCCCGTGCTCCGCGTGCCGCCGCGCAGCGCGGAGGCCCGCTCCGTGGCCCCGTGGCAGGGCCACGAAGAGGTCGCTTCCCTGCGCCATTTTGCGGAGCTCGATCGCGCGCTCAAAAGCATCCGCCGCCGCCTCGGCCTTGTGCGGGCGCCGCTCTGCGTTATCCAGTTGCGCCACGACGCGAGCTGCCCGCCCGGCCACGCCGCATGGCTACTCACGCATTGCGTTTCAGCGGAGGCGGAGCTTCATCTCCTGCGCACAAAAAGCCCGCATGGCGGGCACCTCCCCACCACGCACGCGGAAAGCCGGGAGCGCGTGGCGCAACTCGCCCGCGCTTTTGCGCGGCGCTGCCTCAAAACGCCTGACTTTCCGGCATTGCGGAACCGGGCTTCCTGA
- a CDS encoding amidohydrolase, whose translation MPECQTLVHAGVLVTQDAERRILAPGALAISGGVILDVGPAGELDARWQPVERLDLGNMLVLPGLVNAHSHAAMTFLRGLADDMPLMEWLTGRIFPVEARLTADIVRTGSLLGFAEMLRTGTTAAMDMYLFEGAVLEAAEEAGLRCVGGEAVFGFPSAACPDAGAALAATRELAERYAGHERISVAVNCHSVYTTTPKIIAACRDLALELDLLLHMHLAETRGETERCLAEHGLRPLEYCRGLGVLDAKCTFAHVVDVTEAELDLLAASGAAIAHNPSSNMKLASGAAPVAAMLRRGLAVALGTDGPASNNQCNLFQEMGRAALLHKLVSGDPASVPAQAVLDMATLGGAQALRQPHVGALAPGMAADLIALDLAEPNLQPMYAPVSHLVYAATGHEVRLTMVGGEVLYRDGRFTRFDYDALRREVRALRDFVLA comes from the coding sequence ATGCCTGAGTGCCAGACCCTTGTCCACGCGGGCGTGCTCGTCACCCAGGACGCGGAGCGGCGCATCCTCGCCCCCGGGGCGCTCGCCATCTCGGGCGGCGTCATCCTTGATGTTGGCCCGGCCGGCGAGCTCGACGCCCGCTGGCAGCCGGTCGAGCGCCTGGACCTCGGCAACATGCTCGTTCTGCCGGGGCTCGTCAACGCCCATTCGCACGCGGCCATGACCTTCCTGCGCGGCCTAGCGGACGACATGCCGCTCATGGAATGGCTCACCGGCCGCATCTTCCCGGTGGAGGCGCGCCTCACGGCGGACATCGTGCGCACAGGCAGCCTGCTCGGCTTTGCGGAGATGCTGCGCACCGGCACCACGGCCGCAATGGACATGTATCTCTTCGAGGGCGCGGTGCTCGAGGCGGCGGAAGAGGCCGGCCTGCGCTGCGTTGGCGGCGAGGCGGTCTTCGGCTTTCCCTCGGCCGCCTGCCCGGACGCGGGCGCGGCGCTTGCGGCCACGCGCGAACTGGCCGAACGCTATGCCGGGCACGAGCGCATTTCCGTGGCCGTCAACTGCCACAGCGTCTACACCACCACGCCCAAGATCATCGCCGCCTGCCGCGACCTCGCCCTCGAGCTCGACCTCCTCCTCCACATGCACCTCGCCGAGACCCGCGGCGAGACCGAGCGCTGCCTGGCCGAGCACGGGCTGCGCCCGCTGGAATACTGCCGCGGCCTCGGCGTGCTCGACGCGAAGTGCACCTTCGCCCATGTGGTGGACGTCACCGAAGCCGAGCTCGACCTTCTGGCCGCGAGCGGCGCCGCCATCGCGCACAATCCTTCCTCCAACATGAAGCTCGCCTCCGGGGCCGCGCCCGTGGCCGCCATGCTCCGGCGCGGGCTCGCCGTGGCCCTCGGCACGGACGGCCCGGCCAGCAACAACCAGTGCAACCTGTTTCAGGAGATGGGCCGCGCGGCCCTGCTCCACAAGCTCGTCAGCGGCGACCCGGCCAGCGTGCCCGCGCAGGCCGTGCTCGACATGGCCACCCTCGGCGGCGCCCAGGCCCTGCGCCAGCCGCATGTGGGGGCCCTCGCGCCGGGCATGGCCGCGGACTTGATCGCCCTCGACCTTGCGGAGCCCAATCTCCAGCCCATGTACGCGCCGGTCTCTCACCTCGTGTACGCGGCCACGGGGCACGAGGTGCGCCTCACCATGGTGGGCGGGGAAGTGCTCTACCGCGACGGGCGCTTCACCCGCTTTGATTATGATGCCTTGCGGCGTGAGGTGCGCGCCCTGCGCGACTTCGTGCTGGCCTGA